In Vagococcus luciliae, one genomic interval encodes:
- a CDS encoding SWEET family sugar transporter has translation MKHFNQFIGSVGALFGIVVFIAYIPQIISNLQGVKSQPWQPLVAAISCFIWVLYGLTKEPKKDIILVIPNLFGVVLGFITFITSL, from the coding sequence ATGAAACATTTTAATCAGTTTATTGGGTCTGTAGGTGCCTTATTTGGTATTGTGGTATTTATTGCTTATATACCTCAAATTATTTCCAATCTTCAAGGGGTGAAAAGCCAGCCGTGGCAACCATTAGTTGCGGCGATATCTTGTTTTATTTGGGTTTTATATGGTTTGACAAAAGAACCTAAGAAAGACATCATCCTCGTGATCCCAAATTTATTTGGTGTTGTATTGGGGTTTATTACTTTTATTACTTCATTATAA
- a CDS encoding PTS lactose/cellobiose transporter subunit IIA: MDEKSLQVMMGLIMHSGDAKSHAMEAIQAAKEYDFESAEQSLNDAKESLIKAHQSQTEMLTKEAQGNSTEITLLTIHSQDHLMTGITFTDLAKEIVDLYRVIDKK, from the coding sequence ATGGATGAAAAAAGTTTACAAGTAATGATGGGATTAATTATGCATAGCGGAGATGCTAAAAGCCATGCAATGGAGGCCATACAGGCTGCAAAAGAATATGATTTTGAATCAGCTGAACAAAGCTTAAATGACGCTAAAGAGTCTCTAATAAAGGCACATCAGTCTCAAACAGAGATGTTAACAAAAGAGGCACAGGGCAATTCAACAGAAATAACACTTCTAACGATTCATAGTCAAGATCATTTGATGACAGGGATTACTTTTACAGATTTGGCCAAAGAGATAGTTGATTTATATAGAGTAATTGATAAAAAATAA
- a CDS encoding VanZ family protein, producing the protein MPSYAIPLSTAFIWFTVLSFLGTVPWTIYQYRKYGYFNIWRNLVFFSFIYYCLTAFFLVSLPLPKNRNDIEFKHHIYIQLKPFNFLSDFNTIPGFNPYQLKTYPKLLKSFIFLQVLFNVALLFPLGVYLRFFFKKAKKWYIALPIIFGVTLFFEVSQLTALFGYYTYPYRLFDVDDLMMNTLGGMIGFFLAPIFLFFIPSRDQLHQKDEVYSSDKVASYGSQLLEVILTIMASQLVGSVISIFLFQGNYTYLSQLVMGGIFMIVLPFMGSKTTIGGKIIKLKLLLPDNKRLQSLIYRFILIYAPSIVSHTVQSIDSFYSDRTSVIFFQLLFFFITLIVWIGLSVIIIKDWVQKKNTVFFNYLSRVTFIRK; encoded by the coding sequence ATGCCATCCTATGCTATACCACTATCCACAGCATTTATTTGGTTTACTGTATTATCATTTCTCGGTACAGTACCATGGACAATTTATCAGTACCGAAAATATGGATATTTTAATATTTGGCGAAATTTAGTATTTTTTAGTTTTATTTACTATTGCTTAACCGCATTCTTTTTAGTCAGTTTACCATTGCCTAAAAATAGAAATGATATTGAATTTAAACATCATATCTATATACAGCTTAAACCATTTAACTTTTTAAGTGATTTTAACACAATCCCAGGATTTAATCCTTATCAACTAAAAACATATCCTAAACTATTAAAGTCTTTTATTTTTTTACAAGTACTATTTAATGTGGCTTTATTATTTCCATTGGGTGTCTATTTAAGATTCTTTTTTAAAAAAGCTAAAAAATGGTATATCGCTTTGCCAATTATATTTGGAGTCACATTATTTTTTGAAGTCTCTCAATTAACAGCTTTATTTGGATATTACACTTATCCATATCGTTTGTTTGATGTAGATGACTTAATGATGAATACATTAGGAGGGATGATTGGTTTTTTCTTAGCACCAATATTCCTGTTCTTTATCCCTAGTCGTGATCAACTACATCAAAAGGATGAGGTTTATTCTTCGGATAAAGTGGCATCCTATGGTTCCCAATTACTGGAAGTGATATTGACTATTATGGCATCACAATTAGTTGGATCTGTTATTTCAATATTTTTGTTTCAGGGAAATTATACTTACCTTTCACAGTTAGTTATGGGGGGGATATTTATGATTGTTTTACCATTTATGGGAAGTAAAACCACTATTGGAGGGAAAATTATTAAGTTAAAATTGTTATTACCAGATAATAAACGACTTCAATCTCTCATATATCGTTTTATTTTGATTTATGCCCCTTCGATTGTCAGTCATACAGTACAAAGTATAGATAGTTTTTATTCTGATAGAACATCTGTTATTTTCTTTCAATTATTGTTTTTTTTCATAACATTGATTGTGTGGATTGGCCTAAGTGTTATCATCATAAAGGATTGGGTTCAAAAAAAGAATACTGTATTTTTTAATTATTTATCCAGAGTGACATTTATCAGAAAATAA
- the pepI gene encoding proline iminopeptidase, with protein sequence MIVKEGYMPFLEYQTYYRIVGEPSDKTPLLLLHGGPGSTHNYFELLDDLSLDNRQVIMYDQLGCGLSSMPDNPELWIADTWLEELIALREYLKLDKIHILGQSWGGMLLIKYMCDKSPEGVESIILSSTLSSAKLWKEEQHRLINMMSLADQKAIEKAEKTNDFSHPDYLKANETFMLRHAGDAPSENSPEPLRRPKKRGEQAYLHAWGPNEFFPMGTLSTFDYTSELKHILTPTLIISGADDLSTPLIAKTMYDEIPHARWELFQHSRHLSLVDEEIKYKTLLIDWLNQYDK encoded by the coding sequence ATGATAGTAAAAGAAGGGTATATGCCATTTTTAGAGTATCAAACCTATTACCGAATTGTGGGAGAGCCTTCTGATAAAACACCTTTGTTGTTATTACATGGAGGGCCAGGATCAACACATAATTATTTTGAATTATTAGATGATTTATCTTTAGATAACAGACAAGTCATTATGTATGACCAATTAGGTTGTGGCTTATCATCTATGCCTGATAACCCAGAATTATGGATAGCTGACACATGGTTAGAGGAATTAATTGCTCTTAGAGAATACTTAAAATTAGATAAAATACATATCTTAGGACAATCATGGGGAGGAATGTTACTCATTAAATATATGTGTGACAAATCGCCTGAAGGTGTTGAAAGTATTATTTTATCAAGTACGTTATCTTCAGCTAAATTATGGAAAGAAGAACAACATCGTTTGATTAACATGATGAGTTTAGCAGATCAAAAGGCCATTGAAAAGGCAGAAAAAACGAATGACTTTTCTCATCCTGATTATTTAAAAGCCAATGAAACATTTATGCTACGTCATGCAGGAGATGCGCCAAGTGAAAACTCTCCAGAGCCTTTAAGACGCCCTAAAAAACGAGGGGAGCAAGCCTATTTACATGCTTGGGGACCAAATGAATTTTTTCCAATGGGAACACTATCAACATTTGATTATACCAGTGAGTTGAAACATATTTTAACACCAACGTTGATTATTAGTGGAGCAGATGATTTAAGTACACCTCTAATAGCCAAGACGATGTATGATGAAATACCTCATGCCAGATGGGAATTATTTCAACATAGTCGTCATTTGTCTTTAGTGGACGAAGAAATAAAATATAAAACGTTATTAATTGATTGGCTGAATCAATACGATAAATAA